Proteins encoded within one genomic window of Clupea harengus chromosome 10, Ch_v2.0.2, whole genome shotgun sequence:
- the zgc:113423 gene encoding BEN domain-containing protein 2 isoform X1, which translates to MSANSCVHIKVEEDYDQVMIEEHLSCEDATSDLTGNTSTAPLNIHKDQQRDSGRQPTSSLIQTHKRWSNGNVQNRRGQGSVSLTSSMWMEEEGESSLDDDTQEYDSQQLYEEESTVSKDSFATGQLRTLGEILAYCQVMYGAIQKLDEKFEQLQAKVTNVQPIQLTPELFQKATSKTPSLSKNTDPSAVSVDTSSVPDQVLSMPQLVRVCSPPPPPSVEVKKPPPLSPAPRVPSPPSLAPQGHADHLAKSVVAAHFSKHLVPLNMAKDNQMQSGSYAAYGATSKTGWLGNRKRNVCISQSALQKAEKMSKPGKAVRFLMRCVFSKEEMSCSNTLGDATRGLKKLDSNKLSAIREWLAKRYPEFDLKERGKDWRKCMSVMNSTARYLRLMAKKQRLKIQREGETMEPPTIQNSYTEPVHEPDSESDPEMEQPTEKDSAGIEEPIENYTAEMGRPIEEYTAEIDVELSDSEEEEDASIKKRTQKEEEESSPTSCSDIVYEYLGNHQRQVKVPQYAMYTALQRARPELAARVLIKYMFPEDVLVVSNVHGNPESGIRPLDHNKLSALREHLQERFPWLLLEEDGQDWKVCVGAINSTIRKFRHELKMGKGGRKKGI; encoded by the exons ATGTCGGCAAACA GCTGTGTGCATATAAAGGTTGAGGAAGACTATGATCAGGTAATGATTGAAGAACATCTCAGTTGTGAGGATGCCACCTCAGATCTGACAGGAAATACCTCTACAGCACCTTTGAATATTCACA AAGAccaacagagagacagtggcAGACAgcccacctcttctctcataCAGACTCATAAGAGATGGAGTAATGGCAACGTCCAAAACAGAAGAGGGCAGGGCTCTGTGTCTTTAACCAGCAGTATG TGGatggaagaagagggggagtcATCTCTTGACGATGACACACAGGAATATGACAGCCAGCAACTTTATGAG GAGGAAAGCACAGTTTCTAAAGACTCCTTTGCTACTGGTCAACTAAGAACTCTAGGTGAAATCCTTGCATATTGTCAG GTTATGTATGGAGCCATCCAGAAACTGGATGAGAAATTTGAACAGCTACAAGCCAAGGTGACAAATGTTCAGCCAATCCAGCTGACTCCAGAACTGTTCCAAAAG GCTACATCAAAAACACCATCTCTGTCCAAGAACACAGACCCTTCTGCTGTCAGTGTGGACACGTCCTCGGTGCCAGACCAAGTCCTGTCCATGCCACAGTTGGTGCGCGTGTGCTCTCCTCCGCCCCCTCCCTCAGTGGAGGTGAAGaagcccccacctctctctccagctccaaGGGTTCCCAGCCCTCCCAGCCTGGCCCCCCAGGGCCACGCCGATCACCTGGCCAAGAGTGTCGTGGCAGCACACTTCTCAAAGCACCTGGTTCCCCTCAACATGGCTAAGGACAATCAGATGCAGAGCGGCTCTTATGCAGCATATGGTGCCACCTCTAAAACAG GATGGCTGGGCAACAGGAAGAGGAACGTGTGCATCAGCCAGAGCGCCCTTCAGAAGGCCGAAAAGATGTCCAAGCCTGGTAAGGCTGTTCGGTTCCTCATGCGCTGTGTCTTCTCCAAAGAGGAGATGAGCTGTAGCAACACCCTGGGCGATGCCACCAGAGGCCTGAAAAAACTGGATTCAAACAAACTCAGTGCCATCAGAG AATGGCTGGCTAAAAGGTACCCAGAGTTTGACCTCAAGGAGAGAGGCAAAGACTGGAGAAAATGCATGTCTGTTATGAACTCCACTGCAAGGTACCTACGGCTGATGGCCAAAAAGCAACGG CTGAAAATACAAAGGGAGGGTGAAACTATGGAGCCTCCTACCATCCAGAATTCGTACACAGAACCTGTCCATGAACCAGACTCGGAGTCAGACCCTGAGATGGAGCAGCCCACAGAGAAGGATTCAGCTGGGATTGAGGAACCCATAGAGAACTACACAGCCGAGATGGGGCGGCCAATAGAGGAGTACACAGCAGAGATTGATGTGGAGCTGTCCGAcagtgaggaggaagaagatgcGAGCATTAAGAAACGGacacaaaaagaagaagaagaaagtagTCCGACATCCTGCTCAGATATTGTTTACG AGTATCTGGGGAACCACCAGCGGCAGGTGAAGGTACCGCAGTATGCCATGTACACAGCCCTGCAGCGTGCCAGGCCTGAGTTGGCAGCACGCGTTCTCATCAAATACATGTTCCCTGAGGACGTGCTTGTGGTGAGCAACGTCCATGGCAACCCTGAGAGTGGCATCCGACCCCTGGACCACAACAAATTGTCCGCCCTCAGAG AACACTTGCAGGAGCGTTTCCCCTGGTTACTGCTGGAGGAGGATGGCCAGGACTGGAAGGT
- the zgc:113423 gene encoding BEN domain-containing protein 2 isoform X2, which yields MEEEGESSLDDDTQEYDSQQLYEEESTVSKDSFATGQLRTLGEILAYCQVMYGAIQKLDEKFEQLQAKVTNVQPIQLTPELFQKATSKTPSLSKNTDPSAVSVDTSSVPDQVLSMPQLVRVCSPPPPPSVEVKKPPPLSPAPRVPSPPSLAPQGHADHLAKSVVAAHFSKHLVPLNMAKDNQMQSGSYAAYGATSKTGWLGNRKRNVCISQSALQKAEKMSKPGKAVRFLMRCVFSKEEMSCSNTLGDATRGLKKLDSNKLSAIREWLAKRYPEFDLKERGKDWRKCMSVMNSTARYLRLMAKKQRLKIQREGETMEPPTIQNSYTEPVHEPDSESDPEMEQPTEKDSAGIEEPIENYTAEMGRPIEEYTAEIDVELSDSEEEEDASIKKRTQKEEEESSPTSCSDIVYEYLGNHQRQVKVPQYAMYTALQRARPELAARVLIKYMFPEDVLVVSNVHGNPESGIRPLDHNKLSALREHLQERFPWLLLEEDGQDWKVCVGAINSTIRKFRHELKMGKGGRKKGI from the exons atggaagaagagggggagtcATCTCTTGACGATGACACACAGGAATATGACAGCCAGCAACTTTATGAG GAGGAAAGCACAGTTTCTAAAGACTCCTTTGCTACTGGTCAACTAAGAACTCTAGGTGAAATCCTTGCATATTGTCAG GTTATGTATGGAGCCATCCAGAAACTGGATGAGAAATTTGAACAGCTACAAGCCAAGGTGACAAATGTTCAGCCAATCCAGCTGACTCCAGAACTGTTCCAAAAG GCTACATCAAAAACACCATCTCTGTCCAAGAACACAGACCCTTCTGCTGTCAGTGTGGACACGTCCTCGGTGCCAGACCAAGTCCTGTCCATGCCACAGTTGGTGCGCGTGTGCTCTCCTCCGCCCCCTCCCTCAGTGGAGGTGAAGaagcccccacctctctctccagctccaaGGGTTCCCAGCCCTCCCAGCCTGGCCCCCCAGGGCCACGCCGATCACCTGGCCAAGAGTGTCGTGGCAGCACACTTCTCAAAGCACCTGGTTCCCCTCAACATGGCTAAGGACAATCAGATGCAGAGCGGCTCTTATGCAGCATATGGTGCCACCTCTAAAACAG GATGGCTGGGCAACAGGAAGAGGAACGTGTGCATCAGCCAGAGCGCCCTTCAGAAGGCCGAAAAGATGTCCAAGCCTGGTAAGGCTGTTCGGTTCCTCATGCGCTGTGTCTTCTCCAAAGAGGAGATGAGCTGTAGCAACACCCTGGGCGATGCCACCAGAGGCCTGAAAAAACTGGATTCAAACAAACTCAGTGCCATCAGAG AATGGCTGGCTAAAAGGTACCCAGAGTTTGACCTCAAGGAGAGAGGCAAAGACTGGAGAAAATGCATGTCTGTTATGAACTCCACTGCAAGGTACCTACGGCTGATGGCCAAAAAGCAACGG CTGAAAATACAAAGGGAGGGTGAAACTATGGAGCCTCCTACCATCCAGAATTCGTACACAGAACCTGTCCATGAACCAGACTCGGAGTCAGACCCTGAGATGGAGCAGCCCACAGAGAAGGATTCAGCTGGGATTGAGGAACCCATAGAGAACTACACAGCCGAGATGGGGCGGCCAATAGAGGAGTACACAGCAGAGATTGATGTGGAGCTGTCCGAcagtgaggaggaagaagatgcGAGCATTAAGAAACGGacacaaaaagaagaagaagaaagtagTCCGACATCCTGCTCAGATATTGTTTACG AGTATCTGGGGAACCACCAGCGGCAGGTGAAGGTACCGCAGTATGCCATGTACACAGCCCTGCAGCGTGCCAGGCCTGAGTTGGCAGCACGCGTTCTCATCAAATACATGTTCCCTGAGGACGTGCTTGTGGTGAGCAACGTCCATGGCAACCCTGAGAGTGGCATCCGACCCCTGGACCACAACAAATTGTCCGCCCTCAGAG AACACTTGCAGGAGCGTTTCCCCTGGTTACTGCTGGAGGAGGATGGCCAGGACTGGAAGGT